Proteins encoded in a region of the Armatimonadota bacterium genome:
- a CDS encoding sigma-24, producing the protein MTPSDDRQLIERCRNGDREAFDELVRRYERQVYNLAYRLSGNYDDASDVVVEAFVRAFQGLHTFRGDANFGTWLHRVVVNTFLDMRKRSKGRQHISLEEQLELDGDTFTRQIEDTSPGPQELLEQEEREEVLQRAIAQLSPERRILIVLYHFENLSYEEIAQMLKLPVGTVKSRLNRARLALREILEPSRELFGR; encoded by the coding sequence ATGACGCCTTCCGATGACCGCCAGCTGATCGAGCGATGCCGTAATGGCGACCGCGAAGCCTTTGACGAGCTCGTGCGCCGCTATGAAAGGCAGGTGTACAATTTGGCTTATCGCCTCTCTGGCAACTACGATGACGCCAGCGATGTGGTGGTGGAAGCCTTTGTACGCGCCTTTCAGGGGCTACATACCTTTCGCGGAGACGCCAACTTCGGCACCTGGCTGCATCGGGTGGTGGTGAACACCTTTCTGGATATGCGCAAGCGCTCTAAGGGACGTCAGCACATCTCGCTGGAGGAGCAGCTCGAGCTGGATGGCGACACCTTCACACGCCAGATAGAGGACACCAGCCCCGGCCCTCAGGAGCTGCTGGAACAAGAGGAACGCGAAGAGGTGCTACAGCGCGCCATCGCGCAGCTCTCCCCCGAACGTCGCATCCTTATCGTGCTGTACCACTTTGAGAACCTCTCTTACGAGGAAATCGCGCAGATGCTGAAACTGCCGGTGGGCACGGTAAAGAGTCGCCTCAACCGCGCTCGTTTGGCTCTGCGCGAGATTCTGGAACCTTCGCGGGAACTTTTTGGAAGATAA
- the bcp gene encoding putative peroxiredoxin bcp → MSVTEGQPAPDFALPATDGSTVRLSDLRGKKVVLYFYPKDDTPGCTKEACSFRDNLGALQSMGVVVLGVSADSVVSHQKFAQKYGLNFPLLADEGAQVATLYGVWKEKKQYGRTYMGIERTTFLIDEEGVVRRVFPKVKVDGHVEEVIEAVRSLEAQP, encoded by the coding sequence GTGAGTGTAACGGAAGGCCAACCAGCCCCCGATTTCGCGCTTCCGGCAACCGACGGCAGCACGGTGCGCCTGTCAGACCTGCGAGGCAAAAAGGTGGTTCTTTACTTCTATCCGAAAGATGATACGCCCGGGTGCACGAAGGAAGCCTGTTCGTTCCGGGATAATCTGGGCGCTCTGCAAAGTATGGGCGTGGTGGTTCTGGGAGTCAGTGCCGACAGTGTGGTGTCGCACCAGAAGTTCGCACAAAAGTACGGTCTGAACTTCCCCTTGCTGGCGGATGAAGGGGCGCAGGTTGCCACGCTGTACGGCGTGTGGAAGGAGAAGAAGCAGTACGGCAGAACGTACATGGGCATCGAGCGCACCACGTTCCTGATAGATGAAGAGGGCGTCGTACGCCGGGTTTTTCCTAAAGTGAAGGTAGACGGTCACGTCGAAGAGGTTATCGAGGCGGTTCGCTCTCTGGAGGCACAACCATGA
- a CDS encoding dehydrogenase → MLRVGIVGVGTMGRTHASAYMKLPNTQLVGFTDAISDAARRVASQFGVQAFDNYEAMLEQVDMVDICTPTPTHLELVLGAASAGKHILCEKPLGRTLQQCEQMIEAADKAGVTLMPAQVLRFFPEFKQARDLVLAGAIGKPAAIRTRRGGPYPRAANDWYADFEQSGGPILDMVIHDFDWLRWTFGEVERVFAKSLTFKKLDHIDYALITLRLKSGAIAHVEANWADPGGFKVDFEIAGDAGMIAFDSRFAMPLTVAKQDAGGGGGGVAVPESPLAEDPYMLEIKHFVDSVQAGQQPSITAEDGMKAVEIALAAIESARTGKVIRLGGGA, encoded by the coding sequence ATGCTGCGAGTGGGTATCGTGGGTGTGGGCACGATGGGACGCACCCATGCTTCTGCCTACATGAAACTGCCCAACACCCAACTGGTTGGCTTCACCGACGCCATTTCGGATGCTGCCCGGCGTGTGGCGTCGCAATTCGGCGTGCAGGCGTTCGATAACTACGAAGCCATGCTGGAACAGGTGGATATGGTGGACATCTGCACCCCCACCCCCACCCATCTGGAGCTGGTGCTTGGGGCTGCGAGTGCGGGCAAGCACATCCTGTGTGAGAAACCACTGGGGCGCACGTTGCAACAGTGCGAGCAGATGATCGAAGCCGCGGATAAAGCGGGTGTGACGTTGATGCCTGCGCAAGTGTTGCGCTTCTTCCCCGAGTTCAAACAGGCACGCGACCTGGTACTGGCGGGCGCGATAGGCAAACCGGCAGCAATCCGCACGCGACGCGGCGGACCCTATCCCCGTGCTGCCAATGATTGGTACGCCGACTTTGAACAGAGCGGCGGTCCCATCCTGGACATGGTCATTCACGATTTCGACTGGCTGCGCTGGACGTTCGGCGAGGTAGAGCGCGTATTCGCCAAGTCGCTCACCTTCAAGAAACTAGACCACATCGACTACGCGCTGATTACCCTACGCCTCAAGAGCGGCGCCATCGCACATGTAGAAGCGAACTGGGCAGACCCCGGTGGCTTCAAGGTGGACTTTGAAATCGCGGGCGATGCGGGCATGATTGCCTTCGACAGCCGCTTTGCGATGCCATTGACGGTGGCGAAGCAGGACGCTGGAGGCGGAGGCGGCGGTGTGGCGGTGCCCGAAAGTCCTTTGGCGGAAGACCCTTACATGCTGGAGATAAAGCACTTCGTGGATAGCGTACAGGCGGGGCAGCAACCGTCTATTACCGCCGAGGACGGCATGAAGGCGGTGGAGATTGCACTCGCCGCGATAGAGAGCGCACGCACAGGCAAGGTGATTCGGCTGGGAGGAGGTGCTTGA
- the rsmI gene encoding ribosomal RNA small subunit methyltransferase I: MVSAAGTLYVVATPIGNLEDITLRALRVLREVSLIAAEDTRVTRKLLSHYDIHTPLTSLHEYSPPAKIEQLVARLQAGESIALVTDAGTPTLSDPGSALIRRAREKGVSVICVPGASAVTAAVSIAGLAEGRFAFDGFPPRKTKERRAYLQTLANERRAVIWFEAPHRLCSLLRDVLEVLGDRELFIARELTKQFEEAHFARVSEWLAHFEQTPPRGEFTLILLPPEEEPTFSTEDPLQIVQQLLAQGMNEKEALREAAKRYGVPRRELYARWVEWKGTKS; this comes from the coding sequence GTGGTAAGCGCTGCGGGCACACTGTATGTGGTAGCAACGCCCATCGGCAACCTGGAGGACATTACCCTGCGTGCTTTGCGCGTGCTGCGCGAGGTGAGCCTTATCGCAGCGGAAGATACTCGCGTCACGCGCAAACTGCTGAGCCATTACGACATCCACACTCCCCTTACCAGCCTGCACGAGTACTCGCCCCCCGCCAAAATCGAGCAGTTGGTAGCGCGTCTGCAAGCGGGTGAGAGCATTGCACTGGTCACCGATGCGGGTACGCCCACACTCAGCGATCCGGGTAGCGCGTTGATTCGCCGCGCCCGCGAGAAAGGGGTATCGGTGATATGCGTGCCTGGCGCGTCAGCGGTGACGGCAGCGGTGAGCATCGCGGGATTAGCAGAAGGACGTTTCGCATTCGACGGCTTCCCTCCGCGCAAGACGAAGGAACGGCGTGCGTATCTGCAAACGTTGGCAAATGAGCGCAGGGCGGTGATATGGTTCGAGGCGCCTCATCGGCTGTGCAGCCTGCTTCGGGATGTGCTGGAGGTACTGGGCGACCGCGAGCTGTTCATCGCCCGTGAGCTGACCAAGCAGTTCGAAGAGGCGCACTTCGCCAGAGTGAGTGAATGGCTGGCACACTTTGAACAGACTCCCCCTCGTGGCGAGTTCACGCTGATTCTCCTGCCGCCGGAAGAGGAACCCACCTTTTCCACCGAGGACCCCTTGCAGATAGTGCAGCAGCTGCTCGCCCAGGGCATGAACGAGAAGGAAGCTCTAAGGGAAGCGGCAAAGCGCTATGGCGTACCTCGGAGGGAACTGTACGCCCGCTGGGTGGAGTGGAAAGGCACGAAGTCATAG
- the sgbU gene encoding hexulose-6-phosphate isomerase, with protein MKIGVNRWTMPGDWSFEQCLKAAKEAGFDSIEFNMAEDGVLGFEARESEVRQIAEMAQRIGVELSSLSTGLGWRYPLTSPDPAVREKGMAAIRKQLQIASWLGVDTILVVPGVVNEETAYDEAYERAHKALRELLPDAERLGVRIGVENVWNKFLLSPLEMRQFVDELGSPYAGVYFDAGNVLVMGYPEQWIRILGKRIYRVHVKDFKTHIGNITGFCNPLQGNVPWAKVNDALRQVGYDSYITAEVEGYPNYPQLGLKHIAESLKAVFQ; from the coding sequence ATGAAAATCGGTGTCAACCGCTGGACGATGCCGGGCGACTGGTCATTCGAGCAGTGCCTCAAAGCGGCGAAGGAAGCTGGGTTCGACAGTATTGAGTTCAATATGGCGGAAGACGGCGTGCTGGGCTTCGAGGCAAGGGAGTCCGAGGTGCGCCAGATTGCGGAGATGGCTCAGCGCATCGGCGTGGAGTTATCCAGCCTTTCCACCGGCTTGGGCTGGCGGTATCCGTTGACCAGCCCCGACCCTGCGGTGCGCGAGAAAGGCATGGCTGCTATCCGCAAGCAGCTGCAGATTGCCAGCTGGTTGGGTGTGGACACTATTCTGGTTGTGCCCGGCGTGGTGAACGAAGAAACCGCCTACGATGAAGCTTACGAACGCGCTCACAAGGCGTTGCGCGAACTGCTCCCCGATGCAGAACGACTGGGTGTGCGCATCGGCGTGGAGAACGTATGGAACAAGTTCCTGCTCAGCCCGCTGGAGATGCGGCAGTTCGTGGACGAATTGGGCAGCCCGTACGCAGGCGTATACTTCGACGCGGGCAACGTGCTGGTGATGGGCTATCCCGAACAGTGGATACGCATTCTTGGCAAGCGCATCTATCGCGTGCACGTGAAGGACTTCAAGACACACATTGGCAACATCACGGGCTTCTGCAATCCCCTGCAGGGCAACGTGCCCTGGGCGAAGGTCAACGATGCGCTGAGGCAGGTGGGCTACGACAGCTACATCACCGCCGAGGTGGAAGGGTATCCCAACTACCCCCAGCTGGGCTTGAAACATATCGCGGAGAGCCTGAAGGCTGTTTTCCAGTAA
- a CDS encoding dehydrogenase, with protein sequence MAVRIGMMSFAHMHAYSYAHCVKQLEVEGKAQLVGIADDDPQRGQQVAQQYGTRFYDSWEALLNAGIDAVIVCPENIKHRPLTEMAAKAGKHVLCEKPLATNKADGKAMIEVCKTNGVQLMTAFPCRFSPSYIRLKQMVESGELGEVLAIRGTNRGRNPGGWFIVPELSGGGAVIDHTVHVTDLCRDLLKSEVVEVYAEIGNGFCHGDFDDTGMLTLTFANDVFATLDSSWSRPKVFPTWGDVTLQVVGTKGLVYMDMFAQNSTLYDDRNMRITLEHWGSSIDYGLVSAFVESVATGKPVPITGEDGLAAAEVAFAAYESAKRGEPVRLPLPE encoded by the coding sequence ATGGCGGTACGAATCGGCATGATGAGTTTCGCGCACATGCACGCCTACTCCTACGCGCATTGCGTGAAGCAGCTGGAGGTGGAAGGCAAGGCGCAGCTGGTAGGCATAGCAGACGATGACCCACAACGCGGTCAGCAAGTGGCGCAGCAGTACGGCACACGCTTCTACGACAGCTGGGAGGCATTGCTGAACGCGGGCATCGACGCGGTCATCGTCTGCCCGGAGAACATCAAGCACCGTCCGCTCACCGAAATGGCGGCGAAGGCGGGCAAACACGTGCTGTGTGAGAAACCCCTCGCCACCAATAAAGCCGACGGTAAAGCGATGATTGAGGTCTGCAAGACAAACGGCGTGCAGTTGATGACCGCTTTCCCCTGCCGCTTCAGCCCCTCATACATCCGCCTGAAGCAGATGGTGGAGTCCGGCGAGCTGGGCGAGGTGCTCGCCATTCGCGGCACCAACCGCGGGCGCAATCCGGGTGGATGGTTCATCGTACCCGAGCTCTCCGGTGGCGGCGCGGTCATTGACCACACGGTGCACGTGACCGACCTCTGCCGTGACTTGCTGAAGAGCGAGGTGGTGGAGGTGTACGCCGAAATCGGCAACGGCTTCTGCCATGGCGACTTCGACGACACGGGTATGCTCACGCTTACCTTCGCCAACGACGTGTTCGCCACACTGGACTCCTCGTGGTCACGTCCGAAGGTGTTCCCCACCTGGGGCGACGTCACCCTGCAGGTGGTGGGTACGAAGGGGCTGGTATATATGGACATGTTCGCCCAGAACTCTACGCTGTACGATGACCGCAACATGCGCATCACGCTAGAGCACTGGGGTTCCAGTATCGACTACGGTCTGGTCAGCGCGTTTGTGGAGAGCGTGGCGACGGGCAAACCTGTGCCGATTACCGGCGAGGATGGTCTGGCGGCGGCGGAGGTGGCGTTTGCGGCGTACGAGTCCGCAAAGCGCGGCGAGCCGGTGCGACTACCTTTGCCGGAATAA
- the lepB gene encoding S26 family signal peptidase yields the protein MQPAPTEQPEQAAKQRRWLRQAVALFVFLIVAFLYHSFFTLSVVKGKSMEPTFHDGQVVLVGKGGLLFGPLKRGDVVVFTRNGQLLVKRVVALPYETAPDGTRVPANHIYVVGDNLEVSEDSRTFGPIPLSSIIGKVLY from the coding sequence ATGCAGCCTGCTCCAACCGAACAACCTGAACAGGCGGCGAAACAACGACGCTGGTTGAGGCAAGCCGTAGCTTTATTTGTCTTTTTGATTGTCGCCTTCCTCTATCACAGCTTCTTCACCCTGTCGGTGGTGAAGGGCAAGTCGATGGAGCCAACTTTCCATGATGGACAGGTAGTTCTGGTGGGCAAGGGCGGTCTGCTTTTCGGTCCGCTGAAGCGTGGTGACGTGGTGGTATTTACGCGCAATGGGCAACTGCTGGTGAAGCGCGTGGTGGCTCTGCCCTACGAAACCGCGCCCGATGGCACACGCGTGCCTGCTAACCATATCTACGTGGTTGGCGATAACCTGGAGGTGTCCGAGGACAGTCGTACATTTGGTCCCATCCCGTTGAGCAGTATCATCGGGAAGGTGCTGTATTGA